The following coding sequences lie in one Mesorhizobium sp. NZP2298 genomic window:
- a CDS encoding PDR/VanB family oxidoreductase — protein MSTGTTKLDVVVSDVVPVNELVTRFHFRRRDGQMLPTFSGGAHVVVEMRDGDRTRLNPYSLMGSPLDTREYTISVRRDDVGRGGSLFMHRSVKPGLEMVISYPVNLFSLDLRAKKHLMLAGGIGITPFMAQTAQLAGEGGNFELHYTCRTASLGTYADVLRERYDRRIRLYHDDRDERIDLDRLLSTQPLGTHLYVCGPAGMINWARDRAASLGWPSEAVHFEHFAAPQPGLPFDVTLAVSGKTIRVGEQQSLLEAIEAAGVDPPYLCRGGVCGQCETNVISYDGKFIHNDHWLSEEDHRSGCKIMPCVSRFEGRSLVLER, from the coding sequence ATGAGCACCGGCACCACCAAGCTTGATGTCGTGGTCAGCGACGTCGTACCGGTCAACGAACTGGTCACCCGCTTCCATTTCCGCCGGCGCGACGGGCAGATGTTGCCGACCTTCTCCGGTGGCGCCCATGTTGTGGTCGAGATGCGCGACGGCGATCGCACCCGGCTCAATCCCTATTCGCTGATGGGTTCGCCGCTCGACACGCGCGAATACACGATCTCGGTGCGCCGCGACGATGTCGGCCGCGGCGGCTCGCTGTTCATGCATCGCTCCGTCAAGCCCGGGCTGGAGATGGTGATCAGTTATCCCGTCAATTTGTTCTCGCTCGATCTCAGGGCGAAAAAACACCTGATGCTGGCCGGTGGAATCGGCATCACGCCCTTCATGGCGCAGACCGCGCAGCTGGCCGGGGAGGGCGGCAATTTCGAACTGCACTACACCTGCCGCACCGCCTCGCTCGGCACCTATGCCGACGTGCTGCGGGAGCGTTACGACAGACGCATCAGGCTCTACCATGACGACCGCGACGAGCGCATCGACCTTGACCGGCTGCTGTCGACGCAGCCGCTCGGCACGCATCTCTATGTCTGTGGCCCGGCCGGCATGATCAACTGGGCGCGCGACCGTGCGGCAAGCCTGGGCTGGCCGTCGGAAGCCGTGCATTTCGAGCATTTCGCGGCACCCCAGCCCGGACTGCCCTTCGACGTGACGCTGGCCGTCAGCGGCAAGACGATCCGCGTCGGCGAACAGCAGAGCCTGCTCGAGGCCATCGAGGCGGCCGGCGTGGATCCGCCCTATCTCTGCCGCGGCGGCGTCTGCGGCCAGTGCGAGACCAACGTCATCTCCTACGATGGCAAGTTCATCCACAACGACCACTGGCTGAGCGAGGAAGACCATCGCTCCGGTTGCAAGATCATGCCGTGCGTGTCGCGCTTCGAGGGCCGGTCGCTGGTGCTGGAGCGGTAG
- a CDS encoding dimethylamine monooxygenase subunit DmmA family protein: MAAKTIISRPIYGTLSPQPGKHHLFIADAEGALAIVDMAKMAPPGFFDGAEIVFIPGPDSKHIGALEGLRPAQFHLAPSFASLLPRLKQTLANAHMGLRLYLAGTEGLIGQAMQVALEAGIDHTSMQTEHRGSLARRMQCVHCKGITENVTTQPATCSHCGLLLLVRDHYSRRLAAFQGVCINAEDRSENPPMEETFP; this comes from the coding sequence ATGGCAGCCAAGACCATCATCAGCCGGCCCATTTACGGGACCCTGTCCCCGCAGCCCGGCAAGCATCATCTTTTCATCGCCGATGCGGAAGGCGCGCTGGCGATCGTCGATATGGCAAAGATGGCTCCGCCCGGTTTCTTCGACGGGGCCGAGATCGTCTTTATCCCGGGGCCCGACAGCAAGCATATCGGCGCGCTCGAAGGGCTGAGGCCGGCCCAGTTCCATCTCGCGCCGTCCTTCGCCAGCCTGCTGCCGAGGCTGAAGCAGACGCTGGCCAATGCCCATATGGGCCTGCGCCTCTACCTCGCCGGCACCGAAGGCCTGATCGGCCAGGCCATGCAAGTAGCGCTCGAAGCCGGCATCGACCATACCTCCATGCAGACCGAGCATCGCGGTTCCTTGGCACGGCGCATGCAATGCGTGCACTGCAAAGGCATCACCGAAAACGTGACGACGCAGCCCGCTACCTGTTCGCATTGTGGGCTGCTGCTTCTGGTGCGCGATCACTATTCCAGGCGCCTCGCCGCTTTCCAGGGCGTGTGCATCAACGCCGAGGATCGCTCGGAGAATCCTCCGATGGAGGAGACCTTCCCATGA
- a CDS encoding aminomethyltransferase family protein has protein sequence MTASWRFSTLADRHRALGSKLEDWSGMGTAWTYDKDADEEYIAIRTKAGLMDVSGLKKVHISGPHASHLIDLATTRDVEKIYPGKSAYACMLNEAGKFTDDCILYRTGPNSWMVVHGSGTGHEELQRAAMGRDVSLRFDDNLHDLSLQGPTAVDYLAKHVPGIRDLNYFHHMQTQLFGFPVMISRTGYTGERGYEIFCRGQDAGTIWDRILDEGKSAGIIPCRFTTLDMLRVESYLLFYPYDNSQKYPFENEGPGDTLWELGLDFTVSPGKTGFRGAEEHYRLKGKERFKIYGVLLDGKEPADEGAPVYRDGKKVGVVTCAMYSPLVKKSMGIARLDVDCAVKDTKLEIRNKSGSIKATAQPLPFDDPKKTKRTAKG, from the coding sequence ATGACGGCATCCTGGAGATTTTCGACCCTGGCGGATCGCCACCGCGCGCTGGGTTCGAAGCTCGAAGACTGGAGCGGCATGGGGACCGCCTGGACCTACGACAAGGACGCCGACGAAGAGTACATCGCCATCCGTACCAAGGCCGGTCTGATGGACGTGTCGGGGCTCAAGAAGGTTCACATATCAGGGCCGCATGCCTCGCATCTCATCGACCTTGCCACCACGCGCGACGTGGAGAAGATCTATCCGGGCAAGTCGGCCTATGCCTGCATGTTGAACGAGGCGGGAAAATTCACCGACGACTGCATCCTCTACCGCACCGGCCCGAACAGCTGGATGGTGGTGCATGGTTCGGGCACCGGCCATGAGGAATTGCAGCGCGCCGCGATGGGCCGCGATGTCTCGCTGCGCTTCGACGACAATCTGCACGATCTGTCGCTGCAGGGACCGACTGCAGTCGATTATCTGGCCAAGCACGTGCCCGGTATCCGCGATCTCAACTACTTCCATCATATGCAGACGCAGCTGTTTGGTTTCCCGGTGATGATCTCGCGCACCGGTTACACCGGCGAGCGCGGCTACGAGATCTTCTGCCGCGGCCAGGACGCCGGCACGATCTGGGACAGGATTCTCGACGAGGGCAAGAGCGCCGGCATCATTCCGTGCCGCTTCACCACGCTCGACATGCTGCGTGTCGAAAGTTATTTGCTTTTCTACCCCTACGATAATTCCCAAAAGTATCCGTTCGAGAACGAAGGCCCCGGCGACACGCTGTGGGAGCTCGGCCTCGACTTCACCGTCAGCCCTGGGAAGACCGGCTTCCGTGGGGCCGAGGAACACTACCGGCTGAAGGGCAAGGAGCGCTTCAAGATCTATGGCGTGCTGCTCGACGGCAAGGAGCCCGCCGACGAAGGCGCACCAGTCTACCGCGACGGCAAAAAGGTCGGCGTGGTGACATGTGCCATGTATTCGCCGCTGGTCAAGAAATCGATGGGCATCGCCCGCCTCGACGTCGACTGCGCGGTCAAGGATACCAAGCTCGAGATCCGCAACAAGAGCGGATCGATCAAGGCGACCGCGCAGCCCTTGCCTTTCGACGATCCCAAAAAGACCAAGCGTACCGCCAAGGGTTGA
- a CDS encoding APC family permease, whose protein sequence is MTITLEPVIHGDRVSLLRVLGPAHVWALGVGIVLVGEFTGWNFAADKGGALAALIVCWIVGLLYTSVAMIDSEVTSTVAAAGGQYAQAKHIVGPLMAFNVALFLVFAYTMLEVSDAILLGDTIVAKAGVEGLTHNSFIAATIVVLAWLNYRGVLMTLNVNFVITAIAYIAIVILFFSVSPWTQGAVLKLNELVTPENALPYGWIGVIAAFQFGIWFYLGIEGTTQAAEEVRSPARSLPYGTMAGMITLLIAAAMTWYVCASLMPWEYLGITYYPLWDAGKLTGSPLLENLLFIATLLAALASANGCINDAARAWFSLGRDRYLPSWFSAVHPKYRTPYRSILFLLPIALAFAFIADLNQAITFSILSGVLQYTFMSINIIMFRKKWPLGSIRRGYTHPFHPLPAIVLFCLCVVTFFAIFLGFGSQLIAMVAFYFLISLWFHFYRYKFVRRGDQFTMPWPKPQGY, encoded by the coding sequence ATGACGATCACGCTTGAGCCGGTAATCCACGGGGACAGGGTCTCACTGCTACGCGTGCTTGGCCCGGCCCATGTCTGGGCGCTCGGCGTCGGCATCGTGCTGGTCGGCGAGTTCACCGGCTGGAATTTTGCCGCCGACAAGGGTGGCGCGCTGGCGGCGCTGATCGTCTGCTGGATCGTCGGGCTGCTCTACACCTCGGTCGCCATGATCGATTCCGAGGTGACATCGACCGTCGCCGCTGCCGGCGGCCAATACGCGCAGGCCAAGCACATCGTCGGACCGCTGATGGCTTTCAACGTCGCGCTGTTCCTAGTCTTCGCCTACACCATGCTGGAAGTGTCCGATGCCATCCTGCTCGGCGACACCATCGTCGCCAAGGCCGGCGTCGAAGGGCTCACGCACAATTCCTTCATCGCCGCCACCATCGTGGTGCTGGCGTGGCTCAACTATCGCGGCGTGCTGATGACGCTTAACGTCAACTTCGTCATCACCGCGATCGCCTATATCGCTATCGTCATCCTGTTCTTCTCGGTCAGCCCGTGGACGCAAGGCGCCGTGCTGAAGCTCAATGAGCTGGTCACTCCCGAAAACGCTCTGCCCTATGGCTGGATCGGCGTCATCGCCGCCTTCCAGTTCGGCATCTGGTTTTATCTCGGCATCGAAGGCACAACGCAGGCGGCCGAGGAAGTGCGCTCGCCGGCCCGCTCCCTGCCCTACGGCACCATGGCTGGCATGATCACGCTTCTGATCGCCGCCGCCATGACCTGGTATGTCTGCGCCTCCCTGATGCCGTGGGAATATCTCGGCATCACCTACTATCCGCTGTGGGACGCGGGCAAGCTGACCGGCAGCCCGCTGCTCGAGAACCTTTTGTTCATCGCGACGCTGCTGGCGGCGCTTGCGTCGGCCAATGGCTGCATCAACGACGCGGCACGGGCCTGGTTCTCGCTCGGCCGTGACCGCTATCTGCCGAGTTGGTTCTCGGCCGTACACCCGAAATATCGCACGCCCTATCGCTCGATCCTGTTCCTTTTGCCGATCGCGCTTGCCTTCGCCTTCATCGCCGACCTCAACCAGGCGATCACCTTCTCGATCCTGTCGGGCGTGCTGCAATATACGTTCATGAGCATCAACATCATCATGTTCAGGAAGAAGTGGCCGCTCGGCTCGATCCGCCGCGGCTACACGCACCCCTTCCATCCGCTGCCGGCGATCGTGCTGTTCTGCCTGTGCGTGGTGACCTTCTTCGCGATCTTCCTTGGCTTCGGTTCGCAGCTGATCGCGATGGTCGCCTTCTACTTCCTGATCTCGCTGTGGTTCCATTTCTACCGCTACAAATTCGTGCGGCGCGGCGACCAGTTCACCATGCCGTGGCCGAAGCCGCAGGGCTATTGA
- a CDS encoding class II glutamine amidotransferase yields MCGIVGLFLKDKSLEPQLGSMLSQMLISLSDRGPDSAGIAIYGAPSKNEAKITIQSAKPERDFRGLDTELAKAIGTPVSIAVKSTHAVVRTTPAKIDEAREAIQALRPDIRIMGAGDVVEIYKEVGLPEAVVDRFDVRSMTGTHGIGHTRMATESAVTTMGAHPFSTGADQCLVHNGSLSNHNNVRRELVREGMKFETENDTEVAAAYLSSQMAHGKNLGEALEGTLSDLDGFFTFVVGTKNGFGVVRDPIACKPAVMAETDQYVAFGSEYRALTKLPGIDNARVWEPEPATVYFWEH; encoded by the coding sequence ATGTGCGGAATCGTCGGACTTTTTTTGAAGGACAAGTCGCTTGAGCCTCAACTCGGCTCGATGCTGTCGCAGATGCTGATCTCGCTCAGCGATCGCGGCCCGGACAGCGCCGGCATCGCCATCTACGGCGCGCCTTCCAAGAATGAAGCCAAGATTACCATCCAATCGGCCAAGCCGGAGCGCGATTTCCGCGGACTTGACACCGAACTCGCCAAGGCCATCGGAACGCCGGTGAGCATCGCGGTGAAATCGACCCATGCCGTGGTCAGGACCACGCCCGCCAAGATCGACGAAGCGCGCGAGGCCATCCAGGCACTGCGTCCCGACATCCGCATCATGGGTGCCGGCGACGTTGTCGAAATCTACAAGGAAGTCGGCCTGCCAGAGGCGGTGGTCGACCGTTTCGACGTCCGCAGCATGACTGGCACGCATGGCATCGGCCACACCCGCATGGCAACGGAATCGGCGGTGACGACGATGGGCGCGCATCCGTTCTCGACCGGCGCCGACCAGTGCCTGGTGCACAATGGCTCGCTTTCGAACCACAACAATGTCCGCCGTGAGCTGGTTCGCGAAGGCATGAAATTCGAGACCGAGAACGATACCGAAGTCGCGGCCGCCTATCTCTCCTCGCAGATGGCGCATGGCAAGAATCTCGGCGAAGCGCTGGAAGGCACGCTCTCCGATCTCGACGGCTTCTTTACCTTCGTCGTCGGCACCAAGAACGGCTTCGGCGTCGTGCGCGATCCGATCGCCTGCAAGCCCGCCGTCATGGCCGAGACCGACCAGTATGTCGCCTTCGGCTCGGAATATCGCGCGCTGACCAAGCTGCCCGGCATAGACAATGCGAGGGTCTGGGAACCGGAACCCGCAACCGTCTATTTCTGGGAGCATTGA
- a CDS encoding GltB/FmdC/FwdC-like GXGXG domain-containing protein, with amino-acid sequence MPATKLSKAATQDHASRIFDLDVSSLRELNQALHNLAPGSNETAWEVLHPKGSHSVAVGVDQPVTIDVRGSVGYYCGGMNSGSTITVHGSAGPGVGENMMSGSIIVKGDASQYAGATGKGGLLVIEGNASSRCGISMKGIDIVVHGNIGHMSAFMAQSGNLVVLGDAGDALGDSIYEARLFVRGKVDSLGADCIAKEMRPEHLELLQGLLDRAGITGVKPSEFKRYGSARTLYNFNIDNADAY; translated from the coding sequence ATGCCGGCAACCAAACTTTCGAAGGCCGCGACGCAAGACCACGCCTCCCGAATCTTCGATCTCGATGTGTCGTCGCTGCGCGAGCTCAACCAGGCGCTGCACAATCTGGCTCCCGGCTCGAATGAAACGGCATGGGAAGTGCTGCACCCGAAGGGCAGCCATTCGGTCGCCGTCGGGGTCGACCAACCTGTTACCATCGATGTGCGTGGCAGCGTCGGTTACTACTGCGGCGGCATGAATTCCGGCAGCACCATTACCGTCCATGGCTCGGCGGGCCCCGGTGTCGGCGAGAACATGATGTCGGGATCGATCATCGTGAAAGGCGATGCCAGCCAGTATGCCGGCGCAACCGGCAAGGGCGGCCTGCTGGTCATCGAAGGCAACGCGTCGTCGCGCTGCGGCATTTCGATGAAGGGCATCGACATCGTCGTGCACGGTAATATCGGCCACATGTCGGCCTTCATGGCGCAGTCCGGCAATCTGGTGGTGCTGGGCGATGCCGGCGACGCGCTGGGCGATTCCATCTACGAGGCGCGGCTGTTCGTGCGCGGCAAGGTCGACAGCCTGGGTGCCGACTGCATCGCCAAGGAGATGCGGCCCGAGCATCTCGAGTTGCTGCAAGGCCTGCTCGACCGCGCCGGCATCACCGGCGTCAAGCCGTCGGAGTTCAAGCGCTACGGCTCGGCGCGCACGCTCTACAATTTCAATATCGACAACGCCGACGCGTATTGA
- a CDS encoding FMN-binding glutamate synthase family protein, with the protein MTYKNPPTTPRKSATFDDYTLSEIRRAAATGIYDIRGGGAKRKLPHFDDLLFLGASISRYPLEGYRERCDTSVVLGSRHAKKPIELKIPITIAGMSFGSLSGPAKEALGRGATLAGTSTTTGDGGMTEEERGHSKTLVYQYLPSRYGMNPRDLRRADAIEVVVGQGAKPGGGGMLLGQKISDRVAEMRTLPKGIDQRSASRHPDWTGPDDLEIKILELREITDWEKPIYVKVGGARPYYDTALAVKAGADVVVVDGMQGGTAATQEVFIENVGQPTLACIRPAVQALQDLGMHRKVQLIVSGGIRNGADVAKALALGVDAVSIGTAALVALGDNDPRWEAEYNELGTTAGAYDDWHEGRDPAGITTQDPELMKRVDPVAAGRRLANYLKVMTLEAQTIARACGKNSLHNLEPEDLVALTIEAAAMAGVPLAGTNWIPGKNGF; encoded by the coding sequence ATGACCTACAAGAATCCGCCGACGACGCCGCGCAAATCCGCGACCTTCGACGACTACACGCTTTCCGAAATCCGCCGCGCCGCGGCAACCGGCATCTATGACATCCGTGGCGGTGGCGCCAAACGCAAGCTGCCGCATTTCGACGACCTTCTGTTCCTCGGCGCCTCGATCTCGCGCTATCCGCTCGAAGGTTATCGCGAGCGCTGCGACACCAGTGTCGTGCTGGGCTCCCGCCATGCCAAGAAGCCGATCGAACTGAAGATCCCGATCACCATCGCCGGGATGAGCTTTGGCTCGTTGTCCGGCCCGGCCAAGGAAGCCCTCGGTCGAGGCGCGACGCTGGCCGGCACCTCGACCACCACGGGCGATGGCGGCATGACCGAGGAAGAGCGCGGCCATTCCAAGACGCTGGTCTATCAGTACCTGCCATCCCGCTATGGCATGAACCCGCGCGACCTGCGCCGGGCCGATGCCATCGAGGTCGTTGTCGGCCAGGGCGCCAAGCCCGGTGGCGGCGGCATGCTGCTCGGCCAGAAGATTTCCGACCGTGTCGCAGAGATGCGCACGCTGCCCAAGGGCATCGACCAGCGCTCGGCCTCCCGCCACCCCGACTGGACCGGACCCGACGATCTCGAGATCAAGATCCTCGAACTGCGCGAAATTACCGACTGGGAAAAGCCAATCTACGTCAAGGTCGGCGGCGCGCGCCCCTATTACGATACAGCGCTTGCGGTGAAGGCCGGCGCCGATGTCGTCGTGGTCGACGGCATGCAGGGCGGCACGGCCGCCACGCAGGAAGTGTTCATTGAAAATGTCGGCCAGCCGACGCTCGCCTGCATCAGGCCGGCGGTGCAGGCGCTGCAAGATCTCGGCATGCACCGCAAGGTGCAGCTGATCGTCTCCGGCGGCATCCGCAACGGCGCCGATGTCGCCAAGGCGCTGGCGCTAGGCGTCGATGCCGTCTCGATCGGCACGGCAGCCTTGGTCGCGCTCGGCGACAACGATCCGCGCTGGGAGGCGGAGTACAACGAACTCGGCACCACGGCCGGAGCCTATGACGACTGGCATGAGGGCCGCGACCCCGCCGGTATCACCACGCAGGATCCCGAACTGATGAAGCGGGTCGACCCGGTGGCCGCCGGCCGCCGGCTGGCCAACTACCTCAAGGTGATGACGCTCGAGGCGCAGACCATCGCCCGCGCCTGCGGCAAGAACAGCCTGCACAATCTCGAGCCCGAGGATCTCGTCGCGCTCACCATCGAAGCCGCCGCCATGGCTGGCGTACCGCTGGCCGGCACCAACTGGATACCGGGGAAGAACGGCTTCTAA